One region of Cinclus cinclus chromosome 1, bCinCin1.1, whole genome shotgun sequence genomic DNA includes:
- the IRF4 gene encoding interferon regulatory factor 4, whose protein sequence is MNLELSECGMNSVSCGNGKLRQWLIDQIDSGKYPGLVWENDEKSIFRIPWKHAGKQDYNREEDAALFKAWALFKGKFREGIDKPDPPTWKTRLRCALNKSNDFEELVERSQLDISDPYKVYRIVPEGAKKGAKQISMEEQPLMMNHPFPIASPYTALPSQVPNYMVPHERNWREFAPEQPHPDIPYQCASVPFASRGHHWQGPSCENGCQVTGTFYACAPPESQTPGIPIEPSIRSGEALALSDCRLHICLYYREILVKEVTTSSPEGCRISHGQSYEVSSLDQVIFPYPEDNGQRKNIEKLLNHLERGVILWMAPDGLYAKRLCQSRIYWDGPLALCSDRPNKLERDQTCKLFDTQQFLAELQAFAHHGRPLPRYQVALCFGEEFPDPQRQRKLITAHVEPMFARQLYYFAQQNSGHLLRGYDLPELVTSPEDYHRSIRHSSIQE, encoded by the exons ATGAACTTGGAGCTGAGCGAGTGCGGGATGAACTCAGTGAGCTGTGGCAATGGGAAACTCCGCCAGTGGCTGATTGACCAGATAGACAGCGGCAAGTATCCCGGGCTGGTGTGGGAGAACGACGAGAAGAGCATCTTCCGCATCCCCTGGAAGCACGCTGGCAAGCAGGACTACAACCGGGAGGAGGACGCCGCCCTCTTCAAG GCTTGGgctctttttaaaggaaagttcAGAGAGGGCATTGATAAACCAGATCCCCCTACCTGGAAGACAAGATTAAGGTGTGCTTTGAACAAAAGCAATGACTTTGAAGAACTGGTGGAGAGAAGCCAGCTGGACATCTCAGATCCCTATAAAGTGTACAGAATAGTGCCAGAAGGAGCCAAAAAAG GTGCAAAACAGATCAGCATGGAGGAACAGCCATTAATGATGAACCATCCCTTTCCAATAGCATCTCCTTATACTGCACTACCATCCCAG GTACCGAACTACATGGTGCCCCATGAACGGAACTGGAGGGAGTTTGCCCCGGAGCAGCCACATCCCGACATTCCCTACCAGTGCGCCAGCGTCCCCTTCGCCTCTCGTGGTCACCACTGGCAAGGGCCCAGCTGTGAAAATG GTTGTCAGGTGACAGGAACCTTTTATGCTTGTGCTCCTCCTGAGTCCCAGACTCCTGGCATCCCGATTGAGCCGAGCATAAGGTCTGGTGAAGCCCTCGCTCTGTCAG ACTGCCGACTCCACATCTGCTTATATTACCGTGAAATACTGGTGAAGGAGGTGACAACTTCCAGTCCTGAAGGCTGTAGGATATCCCATGGCCAAAGCTACGAGGTCAGCAGCCTGGACCAAGTTATCTTTCCTTATCCAGAGGATAATGGCCAGAGGAAGAACATAGAAAAACTACTGAACCACCTGGAACGAGGAGTAATTCTATGGATGGCACCTGATGGCCTCTATGCTAAGAGACTTTGCCAAAGCAGGATCTACTGGGATGGGCCTCTGGCACTCTGCAGTGACCGACCCAACAAGCTGGAGCGGGACCAAACATGCAAGCTCTTTGATACTCAGCAGTTTTTAGCAG AGCTGCAAGCCTTTGCTCACCATGGACGTCCACTGCCAAGATACCAGGTTGCTTTGTGCTTTGGGGAGGAATTTCCAGATCCACAGAGGCAGAGGAAACTAATTACAGCCCAT GTTGAACCAATGTTTGCCAGGCAGCTGTATTACTTTGCTCAACAAAACAGTGGACATCTGCTGAGAGGCTATGATTTACCAGAACTTGTG